Genomic DNA from Comamonas resistens:
GCTTCCATTGAGCCAGCAACTGCACATCGGGCCATTGTGGGGGCATACCTTTTTCCGCCATGGCGCAAAGCAGCTCGATACGGCAGGGCACCAGATCCGCGTCCAGCTCGTCGGCCTCAAGCAGCTCGGGCGACTCCATGGCCTCAGCGATTTCATCGAGCAACTGGCCGGTGATATCGTCCAGCCAATCCAGCGCCGTGTCGTTGTCGAAATTCCCGTGTGCCCAGGTTCCCATGGCATGCCTCCTTGATAGTGTCGCCCGCCAACATAGCGAGCTTCAACGTCAATTCCGTGACAGAACCGTCTTTGGCCCGACCACCTGCCGATCAGCGATTGCGGCTTTTCAGCGCCCTCTCGACCTCGCGCTTGCCTTCGCGGTCCTTGATCACATCGCGCTTGTCGTGCTCGGCCTTGCCCTTGGCCAGGGCAATCTCGCATTTCACATAGCCGTTCTTCCAGTGCAGATTGATAGGCACCAGGGTATAGCCTTTTTGCTCGACCTTGCCGACCAGTCGCTTGATCTCGTCCTTTTTCAGCAGCAGCTTCTTAATGCGGGCCGCATCGGGGCTGACATGGGTGGAGGCCGTCTTGAGCGGATTGATCTGGCAGCCGAGCAGGAACAGCTCACCATCCTTGATGATGACGTAGCCGTCCGTCAGCTGCACCTTGCCGCTGCGCAGCGCCTTGACTTCCCAGCCGTGCAGCACCATGCCGGCCTCGTGACGTTCCTCGAAGAAATAGTTGAATGCAGCTTTTTTATTGTCGGCAATGCGCGACGAAGTTTCTGGTTTCTTGGCCATGGAGTATTAATTGCAGCGCAGACCGGAGATAAAAGCTCTCCCTACAATACAGGGTTGCCGTCTCGCCTCTGAGTGGCGATTTTAGTTACGCATGACGGTCAGTGATAGTTTGGCCTTTGCCAAGACCCCATTGTCGCGCCATGCCGATTGCTCTTTGTCCATGAAAAACGTCAACAAGTCCGTCCTGATCTGGTATAGCCCCGAAGAAATGTTTGCCCTCGTGACGGACGTGGCCCACTACGCCGACTTCCTGCCCTGGTGCGATCATGCCAAGGTGCTGGAGCAGGACGAGAGCGGCATGACCGCCGAGGTGGGTATTGCATTCAGCGGACTGCGCAAGTCCTTTGTGACGCGCAACACCAACAGCACCA
This window encodes:
- a CDS encoding DUF4259 domain-containing protein, with translation MGTWAHGNFDNDTALDWLDDITGQLLDEIAEAMESPELLEADELDADLVPCRIELLCAMAEKGMPPQWPDVQLLAQWKQIFLQAWDSSIDELEPSEEYKRERRATLVATFDRMLALAHLADDEGEVEED
- the smpB gene encoding SsrA-binding protein SmpB, with product MAKKPETSSRIADNKKAAFNYFFEERHEAGMVLHGWEVKALRSGKVQLTDGYVIIKDGELFLLGCQINPLKTASTHVSPDAARIKKLLLKKDEIKRLVGKVEQKGYTLVPINLHWKNGYVKCEIALAKGKAEHDKRDVIKDREGKREVERALKSRNR